In Zingiber officinale cultivar Zhangliang chromosome 6A, Zo_v1.1, whole genome shotgun sequence, a single genomic region encodes these proteins:
- the LOC121997547 gene encoding E3 ubiquitin ligase BIG BROTHER-related-like, with protein sequence MADNHPDLFLLLPHFAGDPDPPPPPPPFWSSPFASLSSSADLDTASDYSDDDHASLSLDLFRRRPRSPSCPRPFIPPVFWSDNDLEELERPGCLGLDSVFDGEEDESETADVADRGMIVPDWASDDFFVGQRRCPSDSTEFSRTRHMDEGGLRVTGIDSDSDSDEQIVAMFGEQMVAEMGMDSDDGVGQYGLSDEFDVPLRWDSLQLGDGRRDVNEGFEWEEIDGQDEERDSIDVMVLGHDARSDESRVLTVTEVEDEAVVRNVDWQILLAMNDLGRSPLDPDEVGAYFEDQDGLAYASDYEPYEVLFGQLFEQNSNSKGSPPAAKSVVENLPSVVLRKEDTTEIDAVCAVCKDGIQVEEQVKRLPCLHHYHEDCILPWLCIRNTCPLCRFELPTDDPEYEKRKARRANGVISLDESQLRYDFEMIPETSIL encoded by the coding sequence ATGGCGGACAACCATCCCGATCTCTTTCTGCTGCTTCCCCACTTCGCCGGTGACCCAGATCCCCCTCCTCCGCCGCCGCCCTTCTGGTCTTCCCCCTTcgcctccctctcctcctccgccGACCTCGACACCGCCTCCGACTACTCCGACGACGACCACGCCTCTCTCTCCCTCGACCTCTTCCGACGCCGCCCAAGATCCCCTTCCTGCCCTCGCCCCTTCATCCCCCCGGTGTTTTGGTCCGACAACGACCTCGAAGAGCTCGAGCGCCCTGGGTGCCTTGGCCTCGATTCCGTGTTCGACGGGGAAGAGGACGAGAGCGAAACGGCGGATGTTGCGGATCGGGGAATGATCGTCCCGGATTGGGCCTCCGACGACTTCTTCGTTGGGCAGAGACGCTGCCCTTCCGACTCGACCGAGTTCTCCAGGACCCGGCATATGGATGAAGGTGGCCTTAGGGTTACCGGAATCGACTCCGATTCAGATTCCGATGAACAGATCGTCGCCATGTTCGGCGAGCAAATGGTGGCTGAAATGGGCATGGACTCCGATGATGGCGTAGGGCAGTACGGGCTCTCTGATGAGTTCGATGTTCCTCTCCGTTGGGACAGCCTCCAACTGGGCGACGGCCGGAGGGACGTCAACGAGGGATTTGAGTGGGAGGAGATCGACGGTCAGGACGAAGAAAGAGATTCTATTGATGTAATGGTTCTTGGCCACGACGCGAGGTCGGATGAGAGTAGAGTGTTGACGGTTACTGAGGTTGAAGATGAAGCGGTGGTCAGAAACGTCGATTGGCAGATTCTCTTGGCCATGAACGATCTGGGAAGGAGTCCACTCGATCCTGATGAAGTCGGAGCCTACTTTGAGGACCAGGATGGTCTCGCCTATGCCTCCGATTACGAGCCCTATGAGGTACTATTCGGACAACTGTTCGAGCAAAATAGCAACTCCAAGGGCAGTCCGCCGGCGGCTAAGTCAGTGGTCGAGAACCTCCCTTCGGTGGTGCTAAGGAAAGAAGATACCACCGAGATCGATGCTGTTTGTGCTGTTTGCAAGGATGGAATTCAGGTAGAGGAGCAAGTCAAGAGGCTGCCTTGCCTTCACCATTACCACGAGGACTGCATCCTCCCATGGCTATGTATCAGAAACACCTGTCCCCTTTGTAGATTTGAATTGCCAACGGATGATCCTGAATATGAGAAGCGGAAAGCCAGGAGGGCAAATGGTGTCATCTCCCTTGATGAATCACAGCTCAggtatgattttgaaatgatacCTGAAACTTCGATCCTGTAA